A portion of the Nitratidesulfovibrio termitidis HI1 genome contains these proteins:
- a CDS encoding septal ring lytic transglycosylase RlpA family protein, which produces MPHLRPCQTCSAPSRLVSLIWPIILLLLAALLTAGCGSGPRRISTPPSDQSVKYPKGQPQGPRAKPYTVMGKTYHPLLSAHGFSEEGVASWYGKDFHGRKTANGEIYDMYGLTAAHKLLPFNTVVKVTNLQNGRSTTVRVNDRGPFVGDRIIDLTNTAANQIGMLGPGTARVRVETVGDVPGLQDGDMTGRFYVQVGAFSNKDNASRLVTRLQGQGWNARMYWADMVRFWRVQVGPWSTLSEAERMREKLKGDFAVNFVVAD; this is translated from the coding sequence ATGCCGCACCTTCGCCCCTGCCAGACCTGTTCCGCGCCGTCCCGCCTCGTCTCCCTCATCTGGCCCATCATACTGCTGCTGCTTGCCGCACTGCTGACGGCGGGCTGCGGTTCCGGCCCGCGCCGCATTTCCACGCCGCCGTCGGACCAGTCCGTGAAGTACCCCAAGGGCCAGCCCCAGGGGCCGCGCGCCAAGCCGTACACGGTCATGGGCAAGACCTACCATCCGCTGCTTTCGGCGCACGGGTTTTCGGAAGAAGGCGTGGCCTCGTGGTACGGCAAGGATTTTCACGGTCGCAAGACCGCCAACGGCGAAATCTACGACATGTACGGGCTGACGGCGGCGCACAAGCTGCTGCCGTTCAATACCGTGGTCAAGGTGACCAACCTGCAGAACGGCCGGTCCACCACCGTGCGCGTCAACGACCGTGGCCCCTTCGTGGGCGACCGGATCATCGACCTGACCAACACCGCCGCCAACCAGATCGGCATGCTGGGCCCCGGCACCGCGCGGGTGCGCGTGGAAACCGTGGGCGACGTGCCCGGCCTGCAGGACGGCGACATGACCGGCCGCTTCTATGTGCAGGTGGGGGCCTTCTCCAACAAGGACAACGCCAGTCGTCTGGTGACCCGCCTGCAGGGCCAGGGCTGGAACGCCCGGATGTACTGGGCCGACATGGTCCGGTTCTGGCGCGTCCAGGTGGGCCCGTGGAGCACCCTGAGCGAGGCCGAGCGCATGCGCGAGAAGTTGAAGGGGGATTTTGCGGTCAACTTCGTGGTTGCGGATTAG